ctggctCCACTTTCCTCGAGCAGAGGCAAGGAGAATTCTATGCCTGTGGCgaggagaggcagcagtgaggggccgtgtgccagccctgccccatgcccatccctgtgcccttaCCCTCAGCATGCATGCATGGCACAGGCCGCGCGTGGTGGGCGCGATGGCGGCcatgtgccagccctgccccatccccatgCCCATCCCCATGCCCGTGCCCTTACCCTCGGAGCGCATGGCGTGGCGCAGGCCGCGCGTGGTGGACACAATGGCGgctgtgtgccagccctgccccatccccatgccccagccctgccccatccccGTGCCCGTGCCCTTACCCTCGGAGCGCATGGCGTGGCGCAGGCCGCGCCTGGTGGGCGCGAtggcagccctgtgccagccctgccccatccccatgccccagccctgccccattCCCGTGCCCATCCCCATGCCCATCCTCGTGCCCGTGCTCTTACCCTCGGAGCGCATGGCGTGGCGCAGGCCGCGCGTGGTGGGCACGATGGCGgctgtgtgccagccctgccccatccccgtgcccatccctgtgcccatcctggTGCCCTTACCCTCGGAGCGCATGGCGTGGTGCAGGCCGCGCGTGTTGGGCACAATGGCATctgtgtgccagccctgccccatccccatgccccagccctgccccatccccgtgcccatccccatccccatgcccATCCCCGTGCCCGTGCCCTTACCCTCGGAGCGCATGGCGTGGCGCAGGCCGCGCGTGGTGGGCGCGATGGCGGCCGTGGGCTCGGCGCTGCCCGCCAGCCCCGCGGCGCGGAACAGCACCGAGAACTGCGCCGAGCACACGTAGAAATAGGGACAGAGGCGCGCCCGCAGCAGCTGGTACAGCGAGGTGAAGCTCACCGACCTGCCAGGGAACACACAGCGCTGGCACGGCTGGCAGGGCCCCTGCcctggagagggaatggggacaggacaagggaatggctcccactgccagagggcaggaatggacgggagattgggaattaggaattgttatctggcagggtgggcaggggctggcatggaattccagccctggatccctggccgtgtcccaggccaggctggacactggggcctggagcagcctgggacagtgggaggtgtccctgccatggcaggggctgaaATTTGTTAATCCtcaagctcccttccaacccaaaccatgccacCACTCTGTGATTAATTACAATCTCCTCGCCTCACCCTCACCCAGCCCACCAGGCTGCACTCACCAGTCACTCATGAGCACTTGCTGCAGGGCCTCATCCTGTGCCCAAGGACAGGCCTTCCCAGCCATGCTCCTGTCTGCGCCGAGGCGGGGGAAGAGCGGCAGCCAGGGCAGCGAGGGGTGCAGCCAGtagagcaggctctgctggaagGCACAGCGCAGCTCCGTGCACAGCCGCGGCTCCTGCGGGGCCCAGAGCGAGTGAGGGGCACGGCAAGGCTgcggggagcagagctgcagccccaggcacccGCCCGGCCCTCACCTGCACGCTCCGGGGCAGCGAGGCTTCCGCggccctgcagtgctgagccACCCCCTGCGCCTCCTCCTGGCCTTTCAGGTGCTCGGCCCACGTGAAGGGCTGGGAGGACATGAAGAGAACCCGTGTTTTAATGCTCCAGTCTGCAGGGAACTCCTGGCGTGGCGAGGAGGGAGCTTTGGGTGCAGCAAGAGGGGAATGAAGGTCCTGAGCAAGCAGAAACAGCATCAGTTAACTCGCAGAAAATTAAACCTGTCCACAGGCTGAcagttattattttatatatatatataaaattattacattatattctgttttttattatattctattatttattatattctaTAATTTCTATATTCTTTTATACACTactattttcattcttttactCAGCACCAGATTCAAACAAAAATACTCCATTCCATTGCCTATAAAACCGCATGAGAGGGCTTCCACTCATGACTCATTCCAACAGAATAAACTAGGaacaaataaaaagataaattattaaaacaaaaaaaagccctgagCCTGGTGTTTATGAAGACAAGAATTTCCATGCCAAAATGGTTATTTCATTTCATCCTCTCCTGGTGACTGTAAGGTCACATGCTGAAAAAAGCCCTGGGCACCTCCAAGAGAGTTTGTTCTCCTTTTTCTATCCTTCTAATTTAGTTTGAACTTCAGTTTCTGGACCTAGAACAACATTAGAGAATGTCTATTGAAACTCTGTTTGAATTTCAAGGGCTGGTTTTCAGGAATTCTTGCTTTCCTATGTGCTTGATGAAGTGCCCCATTTCTGTAGCTGAAAACCAGACTGCAGGAGGTCTATCTGGTGAAAAACATCCTCAACTACAGATAAAACTAAGAAACAGTAAAATTATAGTCAGGAAAACTGAAAGACAACAATCTCTGTCCACGGAACTACAATACCAGTGAGGTCAGGCAGAAGGCTGGGTTTAAAAGACTGTCACCAGAACAGGAAACATCAATGTAAGAAATTTCCTTGAATACATTTCAGTACATTCTTTTATGCAAAGATGGGGCACCAAATACCAAGTGAAACAGTTTCAGCTTTCTGTGTGCCCTGAGAACAGCTGGAATCTTTTCAGCAGCGTGCGCAGTTTCATACCTGGCTTAGGGCGAGGATGTCGGAACTttcagcaggctctgctctcccgGGGGGCTTCTCCTCACAGGCCGGCTCTAAAAACTGAATGAAAGAGCAGCATTAGGCACAGCACAAAGGAAGCACGGGCtcatcattttaaaaactgccCTTGCGGTGACATTTCCCCAGTGATCCTCAGCACCCCGGGCTGCAAACAAACCCCGCTCGGGCGAGCACAAGATCTGCACCCAGAGCTGAGCAACAGCCCGAGCCCAGCAGGGCCTTGGAGGAGGCGGGGGCGAGCCCGGGGCTGCattgggaaggggctgaggggcTTAGGGCCGTGGCTAAGGGTGatggctgagggctgagggcgATGGCTGAGGGCGCAGGGCGATGCCTGAGGGCTGAGAGCGGAGGACCCCGCTGCCGGGGCTCGGTCCCACCTGCCAGAAGGGCACTGCCGATGGATCCCCGCCCGCGGGGGCCGCTGTCGGAGGCTGAGGggcggccgccgcccgccgcggaGCGTTGtccaggctggagaaggggttgcggcggcgggcggccgcagagccccgcggggccggggaggCGGCGGCTTCCGCGGCGGCAGCGGGGTCGCTCCTCCGCACAGGACGTTTGCGCTTCAGCCGCAGCAGCGCCGGCGGCTTCTTGAAGCCGGGCGAGTGCCCGGGCTCGGCAGGGGCGGCCATGGCCGAGCAGGGCCCGGAGGAGCCGCGCTCCGATCTTGGCGCCAAAGAGCGCCCGCTCCGCCCCGGGGCGGTGCTGAGGGAGCGGCGCCGCCATTGCTGCCGccctcaggggctctgaggggagcGCGGCTCCCGCCAGCCCCACTCCGCCCGCACGGGCCACACAAACACGGAGCACAAA
The nucleotide sequence above comes from Molothrus aeneus isolate 106 chromosome 2, BPBGC_Maene_1.0, whole genome shotgun sequence. Encoded proteins:
- the DONSON gene encoding protein downstream neighbor of Son; this encodes MAAPAEPGHSPGFKKPPALLRLKRKRPVRRSDPAAAAEAAASPAPRGSAAARRRNPFSSLDNAPRRAAAAPQPPTAAPAGGDPSAVPFWQFLEPACEEKPPGRAEPAESSDILALSQDLHSPLAAPKAPSSPRQEFPADWSIKTRVLFMSSQPFTWAEHLKGQEEAQGVAQHCRAAEASLPRSVQEPRLCTELRCAFQQSLLYWLHPSLPWLPLFPRLGADRSMAGKACPWAQDEALQQVLMSDWSVSFTSLYQLLRARLCPYFYVCSAQFSVLFRAAGLAGSAEPTAAIAPTTRGLRHAMRSEGIEFSLPLLEESGARKQKNSEESLETETAEGLRAGSSVEDTGEPAPSDDDDDDGNFSWLEEMGVQGKVKKPDTISIQLRKEKHEVQVDHRPESLVLVRGSHTFRLLNFLISCRSLVAVAGPQAGLPPTLLSPVPFRGGTLQTLKARTASGRARVPGGFEDVFSLEVLGPVLPHALHALTLLLGPAQRGSFRALLSPHEPSAAFNTRPGPPQEDGQQELPACGLHPRTLEQLRQCPTLGKSSLRLLEMKDYSYTWKA